The DNA sequence TGAAATTCAATCTTTATCGATACCTTCATATTTTTAAAATAACCCTCTTAGTTTCCTTCTTCCTGGGGCCATAAAGACTTGTCCTTATTTTCAATAGAAGAAAAGGTAAAACAAAAGAGACTAGTAGTCCCTTGGTTTGTATAGACTATAGATATGCCTAGACTAACATTATCTTCTTCCTGGGAAGTATTCTCTATGTATGATGTCAATATTAATCAGGAAGTTATCTCATGTTATTACAACTTAATGAATTTATGTTCCAAGCTCGAATATGATCCAAGCATAAAATAAGTAAACAATACAGCAGTGCAGGACTACTTCATTTTGCAGCACCTCCAGTGGCGGCACGCATGCTTTCGCTGTTAAAAGTTGATGAAAATCAGGCAGCTATCTTGCTTGTTATAAGAATCATTTCTGATTATAATATGGGGTAAATCATCCAAAGAAATAAATCCAACATCTCTGTCAGGTAAATCATCCAAAGTAAccaaataagaaaatgccacaaACTGAAAGAGGAAACTAGTAAGAAATTAGCTGCAGAACAACAGAGGAATAGAGAGAAATTGAACCTGAAATCAGGTAAATCCTAGTTCAACTCCAAAACCCAGTAGTTTCCTGTACCCCAAAAAAATCACCCAATGCAAGCTGCATCATAAGCCAATCATAAAATAAGATTGAAGCCAATCAGCATACAAATCACAATCAGCAATATCCAAATTATCTCAAGTTTCAACAATTCAATACTCCAGATCACTCTAATTCTGATTCGTTACCTGGAGACGAGGAATTGAGATGACTAACGGCGTCGTCTCAAAGTGAGGTACGCGATCTTTCCGTCGGCCAAGCGATTGTcagcttcatcttcttcatcatcagcgTCGAGTGTAATCTTCACCTGACACGCCATCTTTAACCACTCCTCACCTTTTAATTGCCTTTTGTAACTTTTGCTCAATTCAGGACACCCAATAATCTTCAATCCTCTCAACTCAGTAAGGCAATGCAATGCTTGCGGCAAAGCCGACAATTTGGAGCATTCTTCAATGTGTAGTTGCTCGAGGAATCTGAAGTTTATCAACTCCGGAAGTGCCGTGAGATTATGACATCCACCAAGCCATATGCTCTGTAGAGTGTCTGCAGAATCTTCAGTGAGCCAAGGGGGCAAAGCCTCCAAACTTGAATTCTTGATAAGCAATGATCGAAGACCTTGAGGACCTTCCCCTGATCTCATCATCAACTGAAGCTTCTCACAATGCATTACACCCAAAGTATCTAAAGCGGTCATGTGTTTCATATTTGGTGGCAAGGATTCCAACTTATTACAACTTTCAATCGCCAGTTTACGAAGGTTGTTAAGGAATTGGATCTCTTCGCCCAAAGATTTAAGATTGACACATCCATGAAAACATAAAAATCGAAGTGAGGTGAGGCGTCTAATTTGTTTTGGCAAATACGTCTGTTGTGTAGTTATCACCAAGCTTCGGAGGTTGATCAAGTTCCCTATGTCTTTGGGTATCTCCTCAAGTGCATCACAATCCCCAAGCCACAAGGTCTCCAAATTCAGCAGCTTATTGATGGAATTGGGAAGCCTTTTTATCTTTCTATTATGAGACAAGTTGAGAAAtctcaaatgaaacaaactagCAATGGAACTTGGTAGCTCCTCAAGACGCGACTCAGTGAGATCTAGCACTCGTATACATTTGAATCTCGAGATGCATATCTTCACAAAACGTTGATTGATCCGGCCATCTTCAAGAATTAGAATGGTTCGCAATTTCTTTGAGTTGAGCATGAAATCGGGAACTTGTGCCTCTTCTCTAAGCAAGTCTTGTTTGGATATTGACACATGTCGAACCATTTCCAATGCACTAGAGGGACGAAAATCGACTGTGGAGTACTCTACTTGTGCCACAGAAATTGCTAAATCATGAACTAGATCATGTATTTTAAAAACTATGGCTGTTTTGACATCGATCTGTCTCTAATTGAAACAAAGATCTAGAGCAAAACTGTCTTATATAGTCTATACCCATCTGTTCAAAATCTTCATTTTTCTTAGATGTCTTGAGGTAGCCTTGTGCTATCCACAATGGAACCAATATTGCACTCTTGAATGCATAATCCTTTGGGAAAAGTGAACAAATTGCAAAACATGATTTCAAGTGTTGTGGCAATGCATCATAGCTCAATTTGAGTGCAGGTAAAATATCGTCATTCCCTATACTCCACATGTCATCATCTCTGACATGCAACCAATGGTGTTTCTCTGTATTCAAATAGAGCATATATGCTCCCTACAGTAGTTACCACTAAAGGAACTCCTCCACACTTCTTCACAATATCCTCTCCAATTTCTATCAAATGTTGATAGCGCTGCTCCTCTCCTCTTTTAAATGCCCTTTGGATGAACAAGGACATGCAATCTTTGTGGGAAGACCTTCTAAAGAATGCGTGTATAAGGGACTCACAAGTAAAGCAACTGATTCATTTCGTGTTGTTGTGATAATTTTACTTCCATTAGCTCCCACAtttaacaatttttttaaaCCAATCCATTTTTCAGGTGTTACTCCAATCGAATTCGTATCCCAAATATCATCCAACACTAACAAAAACTTTCTACCTCTCAAAGTATCTTGCAACCTTTTTTCATAAGGTCCAAACTTTCATCCTCACATTTTTGTTTGATTGCAGTATTGATAATACTGCGAATTAATGTTCGGATATCAAAGTTTTCTGAGACGCATATCCACATTTTCATCTCAAAATTCTCCTCTACCATGCTATCATTATACACCAATTTAGCAAGAGTTGTCTTCCCCAACCCTCCTAACCCAAGGATGGAAATGACACAAACATTCTCCTCACTGTTTAAGTAAAACAGATTTCGAGAGAGAATTGATGAGAGAACTGTGTAtctattattgagaataggagccctatatatagggattacaaagtactagttctaatgttacaaggaataccaatccgtgtaggattgggaaatctagaaccttctctcctattgctactcctagtttgataaggcacactaaatcgatattccttcaacactcccccttgtgccgttcaaacttggtggtgacgcttcatccgttgcctcgttaaaaaccttgccaggtaacaaaaaccatgtgggacaaaaataatcctggtcgaaagacaaaaagagcacaacacatccttcactcttcgagatcaaacatatagacatcataactccccctgattgctacaatagtgggagttcggataactttcttaatccgatgctcttcacatgtttctcaaaggtggatttaggtaacgacttggtgaataagtccactacattatcctctgatcggatttgattcacttcaatctttagaagtgattgttgttgctgattataaaagaacttaggcaatatatgcttggtgttgtcgcccttgatcaAACCTAACTTCATTAGTTCAATACAaactgcattatcctcataaatgcatgtaggttcatctgtggcagacttcaaaccacaacttccttgaatatgtctagttacagaccttagccatatacattcacaaacggcttcatgtagagcaataatctctacatgattcgaggaagtagcaacaagggtctgttttgtagacctccaagatatcgcagtgcttcccatggtaaagacataacccgtttgggagcaacctttgtgagggtcagagaggtaccctgcatcagcaaaacccatcaaaaatcattgtcgttttgatggaaggggatagggtgaggccggccacccttggtggtggtggcggcgttGGCGGCAATATGGCCGACCAAAATGTCATGGTGGACGGTGGctccatgcctaatggggtccgatcccattcttccgtcattcctcttctccctgtagggataaaataggcccatatcaattgtacctcttaggtatcgaaagattgtctttataccaatccaatggcggcgtgttggcgcagagctatgtcgagctaacaagttcactgcgaatgagatgtttGGTCTTGtccattgagctaagtacaataatgcacctattgcactcaaatagggcacttcagcctctaatggttcttcgtcctcatcctttggacgaaacggatcttttcctggctcaagactacgaccgatcatgggagtactcacaggctttgctttatcttcatgaaagcgccttagaattttctgagtatatgcagactgatggatcaaaatcccatcactacggtgctcgagttctaaactgagacaaaatagtgttttcccaagatctttcatctcaaattcggatttcaagtatttagcagtttccttcaactcatctagggttccaattaggttcatgtcatcgacatagactgctacgattgcaaatccggaacttgttctcttaatgaacacgcatgggcatatttcattgttaatatatcccttcccaatcaagtagtcacttagatggttataccacatccgtccggattgttttaatccatacagtgagcgttttaatcttattgaaaacgcgctccgtggtttagagccacttgatttgggtaattgaagtccatctggaaccttcatatatatctctgaatctagatctccatagagatatgttgtaaccacatccataagctgcatgtcaagtttttcggaaactaccaaactgataaggtagcggaacgttataacgtccattacgggagaatatgtctcctcgtagtcaattccagggcgttgtgagaaaccttgcgccacaaggcgagctttatatcttaccacctcatttttctcattacgctttctaacaaagacccatttatggccaacaggttttacatttgggggtgtctgcgttacaggcccaaatacctgtctctttgttagtgaatccagtTCAACCTGGatctcatct is a window from the Rosa chinensis cultivar Old Blush chromosome 2, RchiOBHm-V2, whole genome shotgun sequence genome containing:
- the LOC112183293 gene encoding disease resistance protein TAO1-like → MVRHVSISKQDLLREEAQVPDFMLNSKKLRTILILEDGRINQRFVKICISRFKCIRVLDLTESRLEELPSSIASLFHLRFLNLSHNRKIKRLPNSINKLLNLETLWLGDCDALEEIPKDIGNLINLRSLVITTQQTYLPKQIRRLTSLRFLCFHGCVNLKSLGEEIQFLNNLRKLAIESCNKLESLPPNMKHMTALDTLGVMHCEKLQLMMRSGEGPQGLRSLLIKNSSLEALPPWLTEDSADTLQSIWLGGCHNLTALPELINFRFLEQLHIEECSKLSALPQALHCLTELRGLKIIGCPELSKSYKRQLKGEEWLKMACQVKITLDADDEEDEADNRLADGKIAYLTLRRRR